In Cryomorphaceae bacterium, the genomic stretch AAATAGAGAGGCGCTTCAATGTTGCGGCGCCCAACCCTTCGTTGTACCTGCCCAATACCAATATCTCGCACGGGCAGCTCGCACCGGTCATCACCGACGACAAACCCCAGGAGTTGCAGTTTTTTCAATTTGGCTTTACTCCCTCGTGGGGTAAAAAGAATTTTTACATGGTGAATGCCCGTGCCGAGGGCGATCACAACCGCGAAAATGATCCCGACTACCGCGGAGCCATGGGCATTGCACTAAAACCGATGTTCCGCAAGGCCATCCGTTCGCAGCGCTGCCTGGTTATTGCCGATTGCTTTATTGAAGGCCCTGAAAAAGAAAAGCTCAACAAACCCTACGTGGTGTATTTGCGTAACGGTGAGCGCCCTTTTGCCATGGCAGGTATTTGGGACGAGTGGGTGAACCCCGATACGGGCGAGATCATCCACTCTTTCGCGATTATCACCACGGTGGCCAACAAATT encodes the following:
- a CDS encoding SOS response-associated peptidase — translated: MPTDSLPSDGRDRLAAIINSIPMCGRYVTVTKIKEIERRFNVAAPNPSLYLPNTNISHGQLAPVITDDKPQELQFFQFGFTPSWGKKNFYMVNARAEGDHNRENDPDYRGAMGIALKPMFRKAIRSQRCLVIADCFIEGPEKEKLNKPYVVYLRNGERPFAMAGIWDEWVNPDTGEIIHSFAIITTVANKLLQKIGHHRSPVIVPREHETHWLNRDLALSDALNMLQPYPAEAMNAYPIDPAIKNPRVNGIHLLQPIGERVEKEYDYEVYDEIKLFGMGESPARNRRKEEGRN